ATGAAGCGCCGCCTGCGGCAGGGCGCCAGGCTGATCGTGGTCGATCCGCGCACTACCGAGATGGTAAAGTCGCCGCATGTGCAGGCTGATTATCACTTGAAGCTGCGGCCTGGCACCAACGTCGCGTTGATCACTGCACTGGCGCATGTCATCCTGTCCGAAGGCTTGCAGAAGGAAGATTTCGTTGCAGAGCGTTGCGATCAGAAATCGTACGCCGACTGGAAAGAATTCGTGCTGCGTCCCGAAAACTCACCTGAAATGATGGCCGAGATTACTGGCGTATCCGCGGCAGAATTGCGCGGTGCGGCGCGCCTGTATGCCAGCGCCGGCAATGGCGCCATCTATTACGGCCTCGGCGTAACTGAACATGCGCAAGGTTCAACCATGGTGATCGGCATCGCCAACCTGGCGATGGCCACTGGTAATGTTGGCCGCGAAGGCGTCGGCGTCAATCCTTTGCGTGGACAGAACAATGTGCAGGGCTCCTGCGACATGGGTTCGTTCCCGCATGAACTACCGGGTTACCGGCATGTCTCGGACAGCACGGTGCGCGGCGATTTTGAGCAAGCGTGGGGTGTCACCTTGAGCCCTGAACCTGGTTTAAGGATCCCGAACATGTTCGATGCCGCGATGGACGGCAGCTTCATGGGTTTGTATTGCGAAGGCGAGGATATTGTTCAATCCGATCCAAACACGCAGCATGTGACTGCCGCATTGGCGGCGATGGAATGTATCGTGGTGCAGGATCTGTTTCTTAACGAGACGGCCAAGTACGCGCATGTTTTCCTGCCGGGCTCCTCATTTCTGGAAAAGGATGGCACCTTCACCAACGCCGAGCGACGCATCTCACGCGTGCGCAAGGTAATGCCGGCCAAGGCTGGCAAGGCGGATTGGGAAGTCACGGTGGCGTTATCCAACGCGCTCGGCTATCCGATGCACTACACGCATCCATCGCAGATCATGGATGAGATCGCAGCGTTGACGCCGACTTTCCACGGCGTCAGTTACGCCAAGCTGGAACAGGCGGGCAGCTTGCAGTGGCCATGCAATGACGCCGCGCCGGAGGGCACGCCGATCATGCACATCAACCAGTTCGTGCGCGGCAAAGGCAAATTCATCAACACGCAATATTTCGCTACCGATGAAAAGGTCACGCAAAGATATCCGCTGATCCTGACTACCGGCCGCATCCTGTCGCAATACAATGTCGGCGCCCAGACCCGCCGTACCGACAACGTGCAGTGGCACAGCGAAGACCGATTGGAGATTCATCCACACGATGCCGAAGACCGCGGCATCAAGCACGATGACTGGGTCGGCATCGAATCGCGGGCAGGGCAGACGGTATTGCGCGCAACTGTGACCGAGCGGGTGCAGCCGGGAGTGGTTTACACTACCTTCCATTTCCCGGAATCGGGCGCCAATGTGATTACCACCGATAATTCGGACTGGGCTACCAACTGTCCGGAATACAAGGTCACTGCAGTGCAAGTGATGCCGGTCAGCCAGCCGTCGGCGTGGCAGACACAATACAGCCGTTTCACCGAGCAGCAGTTGAAATTATTGCAGGGGCAGTCGGAGGCGGCGGTGACCAAGTGACGACGCAGAGCAGAAGCAGAAAGTAGAGATGAGCGATATGGTCATACCAGAATTCACCACCAGCGTTGATGTCGACGTCGAGCGTTGGAACGATGCAGGCGTCAGCAGCAGGCGCGATGTGGTCGCAGAAGAAGTGCCTGTGGCGCTGGAGTACAACGGCATCTCGCATGCGGTGATGATGGCCACGCCGGCCAACCTGGAAGATTTTGCGCTGGGGTTTTCGCTGACGGAAGGCATTCTGCAGGACCGCAGCGAGTTGTTCGATTGCGAGATTGTCGAAGCCATCGATGGTATCCAGGTACAGATGCGGATCGCTACGGAACGCTTCGTTTCCCTCAAGGAGAAGCGACGCAACCTGACGGGCCGTACCGGTTGCGGCTTATGCGGCGCGGAAACCCTGCAGCAGGCGGTGCGCAAACCGGCGGCGGTGGTGTGTAATGTGCGGTTTTCGGCGTCGACCATTTATGCGGGGATGGCCGCCATGCACAAGCAGCAGCAATTGCAACAGGTCACCGGCGCCACGCATGCCGCTGCCTGGTTGCATGCGGACGGCAGTATTTCGGTGGTGCGCGAAGATGTCGGCCGGCACAATGCTCTCGACAAGCTGATCGGCGCCCTGGCGCAAAAAAATCCGCAGCATGATTTTGCCAACGGGGCAGTGCTGATCACCAGCCGTGCCAGTTATGAAATGGTGCAGAAATCGGCGACGATGGGTATCGGCTTTATCGTCGCCGTATCGGCGCCGACGGCGCTGGCGATCCGCCTGGCTGAGCAGGCCAACGTGACTTTGCTGGGTTTTGTGCGACAGACGGGCCATGTGGCGTATGCCCATTCCCAGCGTTTGGAAAGGGCAATCTGATGAATGTGCAGCACCTGGTGACAATGGCGAACCAGATCGGCTCTTTTTTTGAAACCATGCCAGACCGGCCGCAAGCGATGTCGGATTTCGCCAATCACCTTAAACGTAATTGGGAGCCGCGCATGCGACGCGAATTGCTGCAGCATATCGAGCAGCAGGGCGGTAGCGATCTGAACGGCCTGGTGCTTGAGGCGCTGCGGCTGCACGGCAGCATGCTCAAATAATCACGTAGTTGATTGATCAGCCGGTGCCGGCCAATCAGCGCGCAAACACCATCTGCGACGGACTGCCTACGGCGGTATAGCGATCGATGAATTCCAGCTTGCCGCTGGCCTTGTCGATCGCGAACTGGGTGATATTGTCGCTACGCTGGTTCAACGCATACATGAAACGTCCTTGCGGCTCAATCGCTATGGTGCGCGGATAATCGCCGCGGGTCCAGGTTTCCCCCACCCATTCAAGCTTGCCTTCGGCACCCACCGCGAACTGCGCAATGCTGTTGTGCAGGCGGTTGGCGACATACACGAAGCGGCCATCATCGCTGATGACTAGCCCCGATGCAAAACTGGTTCCCTTGAAATTTTTCGGCAGCGTCGAGACGTTTTGTTTTTCCTGCAAGGTGCCGTCCGCCTGGTCGAAGTGATACAGCGTCAGGGTCGAAGCCTCTTCGTTGATCAGGTAGACGTATCGTCCGTTCGGATGAAATGCGAAATGGCGCGGTCCGGCGCCGGCCGACGAGGCATTGATGAAGGCCGGTGTATTCGGTTGCAAACTGCCGTTGGCCGGATCGAAGCGCCATTGATAGATGCGATCAAGCCCAGGTCTGTGGAAAAGGCAAAGCGGCCGCTTGGGTCGCTGGCGATCATGTGTGCATGCGGACCATCATGGCCGCTGACGGCAAAACTTCCTTCAACCGCAGCTCCGGTCTGGCGCGCGCCGGCTGGACCTGTGCTTTGCTGCGTTGTTACGGCAGCTTGCAAGCTGCCGTCGGCGCCGAGCGGGAATACTGCGACCGAGCCGCTGCCGTAGTTGGCCGTGAACAGATATTTCCCCTGTGTCGCCGGTGAGACATAAACCGGCGTCGCGCCTTGCGAATCCTGCTGGCTCAGCAAGGTCAGCGAACCATCCGTACGATCGACTGCATAAGCTGCCACGGCGCCGTGCTTGCTATCTTTGTAATTGGCGATTTCGCTGGCTACATACAAGGTCTTGCCTGTTGCATCCACGGTCAGTTGCGCCGCATTCGGCAGTTGACTGACCAGCTTGACACGCTGCAATGCACCTGATTGAGGATCAACATGAAACAGATACACCCCTTCACCGTTAGGGTTGTACGTGCCGACGTAGGCGAACGGCGCTGGGGAGGGAGGTGTGGCATTCTCGGCGTGTAGCGGCATGCTGGTCATGGTTGTCAGTGCGATGGAAAGTGGGGCCATCCTTGCGGACAGGCGGATGACGAATAACGTGTTTTGCATGTGGTCTCCGATGGCGGGCGGCGTGTTGCGGGACCGCGCCGGATTCTTGTTAGCCACGAATATAGGGCGATCCATGCAGAATAGCAACGCGCATCATTTGCACGAATCAGCAGTCTAGCGGCGACGAGCGTTGTTATATCGTCGGCAACTGAAATCTCGGGCAAACCGCGTTCTCGGCTAAAATGGCTGCCGCGGCGTGTTGCATGTTGCATTATGCTGCGGTGCAATTCATTGTTACTTGCGGTATGCAAGCTCCGTCACAGGCTCCCGATTTCATGGAATTTCAATTCATCAGTCCCAGGAAAAATGCGCTGGTTTATCTGATCAAGATTCTTACCGGATCGTTGATCGCCTGGTACGGACTGCGTGCGCTGGGTTTGCATGAGCCGTACTGGGCCATGATCTCGTTGATTATTGTGACCGAGCCGGATGTCACCCAGGCCAAGGCGAACTTTCGGGCACGGCTCATCAATACGTTGAACGGCTGTGTCGTCGCCTGCCTGGCGCTGGTGCTGCTGGGGCCGGGATTTTATCGATGCTGGTTGCTTTGGCAATATCGGTGCTGGTGGCGATGTTGTTGCACAACTATCCAAGCAACTGGCGCTTGGGGCCGGCGACTGTTGTCATTTTGATGTCGGCAGCGATCGGCGGCAAAGGCTTGCATCAGGAATTGCAGTATGCACTGCTGCGGTCGGCGAAGTGATTGCCGGCAGCACCATCGCGTTATTGCAGTCGCTGGCATACTCGTATGCGCTCAAGCGGCTGGGAATGCCGCATTAGCCGATGGCCGGACGAGATATTCATTGACCGAATCTATTGACGTAAATTCCTTAGCAACACTATAGTGACAAAATGATTTCAGACTTCCACCAATTATCAGAAAAAATCCGCCAACTGGCCGAATTGACGCACGCATTGCGGCGTGAAAACGCCGATTTGCGTCATCGTACGGTCGCATTGCAGGATGAAAATGCAGAACTGGCGCGTCGTATCGACGAAGCGCACTTGCGCGTCGCTGCTTTACTCGAAAAAATGCCGGCATTGCCGCAAGATCAGGAGGTTGCATGAGCCAGTTAAGCGTCAATATCATGGGCCAACCCTACACGCTGTCGTGCAAGGAAGGCGAAGAGGCTGCGCTGCAGGAGGCTGTAAAATACCTTGACGGAAAAATGAGCAGCATTCGCGACGCCGGAAAAATCCGCGGCAACGATCGCATCGCAGTCATTGCTGCACTGGGCATTGCTGCGGAGCTATTGGCGACAAAGTCGCCGGTCGGTCCGTTGGCGGACCTGACCGTTTCCGAGGTGAATCAACAAATCGCAGCCATGCATGACGTTCTTGACGAAGCGCTGGCGGCCCAGGAGGCGCTGTTCTGAAATAACTCGGCATCCTCCCAGGGCGCGGCTTGTTGCGGGTGGTTGCGAACGACGCACAATAAAACTTTTGCCAAAAGCATTTGACTTGGGAATCGTTTGGGGTACACTAATCACTCCTGCCGTGTTCGCGATTGCCATAAATCCTTGAACCATTTATACGCAACGGCTGCGGAATTTTGTTCGATAGGTGTGAGCGTCGCTAGTCCGATGAGCCCGAAGTTGAACTAACTGCGGCCAACTTGAATCGCTTTGGTTCAGGATGCCGGCAAAGCGGCACAGGCGGGACTGTATTCAGAGGCGGTTGCACAAAAGTGCAACCGCCTTTTTTATTTTCTGGAATTTCTAGTATTTCTTTTCTACCTCGTAGCGGATCGACGAAATGAATTATTGGCTAATGAAATCCGAGCCGGACGACGCCAGCATTGATGACGTGCTGGCCTTGCCCAAGCAAACGATTGCCTGGTATGGCGTACGCAATTATCAAGCGCGCAATTTCATGCGCGATGCGATGCAGGTTGGCGATGGCGTACTGTTCTATCATTCCGGCTGTGCGGTGCCCGGTATCGCCGGACTGGCGGAAGTGGCCAGTACGCCTTATCCGGACGATACCCAATTTGATCACAAGAGTAAGTACTTCGATCCCAAGGCGAATCGCGAAGAGCCGCGCTGGATGCTGGTCGATGTGCGCGCGCTGAAGAAAACCAGGTTGATTAGCCTGGCTGAATTGCGCGAGCAAGAGCCACTTGCCGACATGCGTATCCTGCAACGCGGCAACCGGCTCTCGATCACGCCGGTCAGCGCCGCCGAATGGCGGCACATCACCAACAAGCTTATGAAGGCGTGACGCCGGCGCCTCAGCTGGCGCTGCAGGCATCGCATAAAGCTCGCGCAGCACATTTTTCTGTACTTTGCCCATCGTATTGCGCGGCAGTTCTTCGGCGAAGAAGACTTGCTTGGGCACCTTGAAATTGGCAATCGTCGATTTCAGCAATTCGATTACGCCGCCGGTGGTCAGCTTGGCATTCGGGCGTTTCACGATCACGGCGGTCACCGCTTCGCCGAAATCGGCGTGCGGCACGCCGATCACCGCCGATTCCAGCACGCCGTCAATATCGTCCAGCACCGTTT
This DNA window, taken from Collimonas arenae, encodes the following:
- the fdhD gene encoding formate dehydrogenase accessory sulfurtransferase FdhD, which produces MSDMVIPEFTTSVDVDVERWNDAGVSSRRDVVAEEVPVALEYNGISHAVMMATPANLEDFALGFSLTEGILQDRSELFDCEIVEAIDGIQVQMRIATERFVSLKEKRRNLTGRTGCGLCGAETLQQAVRKPAAVVCNVRFSASTIYAGMAAMHKQQQLQQVTGATHAAAWLHADGSISVVREDVGRHNALDKLIGALAQKNPQHDFANGAVLITSRASYEMVQKSATMGIGFIVAVSAPTALAIRLAEQANVTLLGFVRQTGHVAYAHSQRLERAI
- a CDS encoding formate dehydrogenase subunit delta, which codes for MNVQHLVTMANQIGSFFETMPDRPQAMSDFANHLKRNWEPRMRRELLQHIEQQGGSDLNGLVLEALRLHGSMLK
- a CDS encoding cell division protein ZapA — translated: MSQLSVNIMGQPYTLSCKEGEEAALQEAVKYLDGKMSSIRDAGKIRGNDRIAVIAALGIAAELLATKSPVGPLADLTVSEVNQQIAAMHDVLDEALAAQEALF
- the fdhF gene encoding formate dehydrogenase subunit alpha, giving the protein MNQLNELDYGTPAKQSEKMISLDIDGVQVEVAVGTSVMRAAVEAGINVPKLCATDSLEPFGSCRLCLVEIDGRKGYPASCTTPCEPGMKVRTQTPKLADIRRGVMELYISDHPLDCLTCPTNGNCELQDMAGVTGLREVRYGYEGENHLKMTKDESNPYFTYDPSKCIVCNRCVRACEETQGTFALTIDGRGFASRVSAGQMDSFMESECVSCGACVQACPTATLTEKTVIMLGQAEHSKITTCAYCGVGCSFKVEMKGNEVVRMVPHKDGQANHGHSCVKGRFAWGYATHKDRITKPMIRSKITDPWREVSWDEALTYAASEFRRIQAKHGKDSIGGITSSRCTNEETYLVQKLVRAAFGNNNVDTCARVCHSPTGYGLKQTLGESAGTQTFDSVMKSDVIMVIGANPAAAHPVFASQMKRRLRQGARLIVVDPRTTEMVKSPHVQADYHLKLRPGTNVALITALAHVILSEGLQKEDFVAERCDQKSYADWKEFVLRPENSPEMMAEITGVSAAELRGAARLYASAGNGAIYYGLGVTEHAQGSTMVIGIANLAMATGNVGREGVGVNPLRGQNNVQGSCDMGSFPHELPGYRHVSDSTVRGDFEQAWGVTLSPEPGLRIPNMFDAAMDGSFMGLYCEGEDIVQSDPNTQHVTAALAAMECIVVQDLFLNETAKYAHVFLPGSSFLEKDGTFTNAERRISRVRKVMPAKAGKADWEVTVALSNALGYPMHYTHPSQIMDEIAALTPTFHGVSYAKLEQAGSLQWPCNDAAPEGTPIMHINQFVRGKGKFINTQYFATDEKVTQRYPLILTTGRILSQYNVGAQTRRTDNVQWHSEDRLEIHPHDAEDRGIKHDDWVGIESRAGQTVLRATVTERVQPGVVYTTFHFPESGANVITTDNSDWATNCPEYKVTAVQVMPVSQPSAWQTQYSRFTEQQLKLLQGQSEAAVTK
- a CDS encoding EVE domain-containing protein, which gives rise to MNYWLMKSEPDDASIDDVLALPKQTIAWYGVRNYQARNFMRDAMQVGDGVLFYHSGCAVPGIAGLAEVASTPYPDDTQFDHKSKYFDPKANREEPRWMLVDVRALKKTRLISLAELREQEPLADMRILQRGNRLSITPVSAAEWRHITNKLMKA